The DNA window CGACCAGGCCGGGGAACTCGGCCAGCGGGGTGGTGCGGACCCTGCCGGACTGCAGGCCGACGAAGGCGCTGGCATCCCCGCCCTCGCCCGCCCGGTCCGAGAGGTGCTCGACGCAGGCCGCCGCGAGGCGGGTGGCCTGGATGCGGTCGAAGGGTGAGGGGCTGCCGCCCTGCTGGACGTGGCCGAGCACGGCCTGGCGGACGTCGAAGAGGTCGCCGCCCTCCTTCTCGAACAGCGCGGCGAGGAAGTCGGTGGTGTAGATCTCGTCGGCGCGCTCGGCACGGATCATGAGGCCGAGGCGCTTGCCGCCCTCGAAGCCCTCGATCAGGTCGTGCACGTCGCGCTGGAGGTCGGCGAGGGTGATGCCCTCCTCGGGCAGGTACGCGCGCTCGGCCCCGGTGGCCAGGCCGCCGAGCAGGGCCAGGTACCCGCTGTCGTGGCCCATCACCTCGACGACGAAGCAGCGGTGCGCGGCGACGGCTGACTGCTTGATCCGGTCGACGTCGAAGGCGATCGCGTTGAGGGCGGTGTCGCTGCCGACGGCGAGCTCGGAGACCGGCAGGTCGTTGTTGATCGACGCGGGCATGCAGACGATCGGCAGGTCGAGCGCGGGGTGGGTTCCCCGGGCGTCGTGCAACGCGTGCGCCGCGCGGTAGGCCGAGAACCCGCCGATCACCAGCAGCGCGTCGAGGTCGTGCTCGCGGATCGTCGAGGCGATGGCCTCGTACCCCTCGTCGTGGGGCTGGTAGCGGGAGGTGCCGAGCTCGGCCCCGCCCTCCTGCACCCACCCGCTGACGGTCATCCAGTCCATCTCCTCCACCCAGCCGTTCGCCAGGCCGCGGAAGCCGCGGCGGATGGCGACCGTGCGGTGCCCCCGGTCCATGGCCAGGCGGACCGCGGCCCGGACCGCGGTGTTCATCCCCGGTGCCGGCCCACCGCCGTGCATGATCCCGATGCGGAGCTGGCGCTGCCCCTCCCCCGGTGGGCGGGCAGTCGCCCGGGTGATGGTCTGCAGGATCCGCCAGGAGTCGGCGAAGCTGCCGCCCCGCATCGCCATCGCCTCGTCGTAGTCGCCCTGGTCGAGCAACCGCGCGACGGTGCGGGTCTGGTCGACGGCGTGCTCGAGGGGGGTCGTGACGATCTGGTGCTCGCGGATCCCGATCACCTGGGGCGGGGCGTCGGGGTCGCCGTGGAGCAGGTGCTCGACCGCGGCGTAGCCGAGCAGCGTGCCGAGGTTGCGGTCGAACGCGCTGGGCGCGCCCCCGCGCTGGACGTGGCCGAGGATGGTGACCCGTGTGTCGACGCCGAGCCGCTCGCTGAGGAGGGTCCGGACGTCCTCGGAGGTGACGGGGTTCCCGTCGGTGTCGGTCGCGCCCTCGGCGACGACCACGATGCTCTGGCGACGTCCGGCTCGCCGACCCGCCGAGAGGGCCTCGCACATGGCGTCCTGCCACTCCCCGACCTGGGCGGGCCGCTCCGGGATCAGCACCCAGTTCGCACCGGTCGACAGCGCGCCCATCAACGCGAGGTAGCCGCAGTGGCGGCCCATCACCTCGACCACGAACGTGCGCTGGTGGCTGGCGGCGGTGCTGTGGAGGGCGTCGATCGCCTCGGTGATGCGGTGGAGGGCGGTGTCGGACCCGATCGTCATGTCGGTCCCGAACATGTCGTTGTCGATGGACCCGACCAACCCGACCAGTCGGAGGCGCGGGTGGGCGTCGGCCTGCTCGCGATCCAGCTCACCGGCTTCGACGAGCTCGTCGAGCAGGCCGGACCACTCATGGCGGAAGACGTCCGCCCCGGTCAGGCTGCCGTCCCCACCGATGACGACGAGGGCGTCGATGTCGCGCTCGATCAGGTTCTTCGCCGCCTGCCGCCGGCCGTCACGGGTGCGGAAGGCCTCGCTGCGGGCGGTGCCGATCTCCGTCCCGCCCCGGTGGAGGATGCCGCCGACGTCGCCGAAGCCGATCGGGCGGATCGCGTCGCCGCCGTCGACCATCCCCTTGTAGCCCTCGTAGACGGCGTGCACCCCCACATCGCGGTGGGCGGCGGTCCGCACGACGGCGCGGACCGCGGCGTTCATGCCGGGGCTGTCCCCGCCGCTCGTCAGCACGGCGATGTTCGACGGACGGTGGTCGCTCATGGCGCAGGCCTACCCGACAAGTCAGTCGCCGGCAACGTCGTGGGCGGGCGACTCGAGGGAGCTGAGGAGGCGGCCGAGCAGCACCGACAGCTCGTCCCGCTCGTCCCGGCGGAGTCCGGCGAGCATCTCCGCCAGGTTCTCCACGTGCCGGGTGGTGGCCTCGTCGACCAGCCTGCGGCCGCTGCGGGTCAGCGCGATGCGGACGCTGCGCCGGTCATCGGGGTCGACGGTGCGCGTGATCAGCCCCATCCCCTCCAGCTTGTCCAGGCGGTTCGTCATCGCCCCGGGGGAGAGCAGCAGGGACTGGGCGAGCGCGCCAGCCGCCCGCGCGTAGGGGGTCCCGGCGCGACGCAGCGTCGCCAGGACGTCGAACTCCCCCCGGTTGACCCCGGCCGTCGCCAACCCGGCGGCGATCCGCTTGCCGGCCAGCACGTCCGCGCGGGTCAGCAGCCCGAACAGCGCCATCGGCGTGGGGTCGAGGTCGGGACGCTCCCGACGCCACTCCTCCACCATCGCAGCCACTACGTCCTCACCACCCACGCCCCTCACCACCCACGGTCCTCACCACCCATGTCGGGGACCCTATCAAGAAACTGTTTGACATCGAAAGGACAGCAAGTCATTTTGATGTCGAACGGATCCGACCCGGTGATCCGACGAGATGGAGGTGAGGCAGATGGAGCACCCGAACGCCACCGCCCTGCGGCGGTTGTACGACGCGGCGGCCGCCGGCGACGTGGACGGGATCGTCGCGGGCATGACCCCGGACGTGGTCTGGCACGTCCCGGGGCGCAGCACGAACAGCGGGACCTACAAGGGCCCGGAGGAGGTGCTCGGCTTCCTCGGCACGGCCGCCGAGCGGACCGGCGGCACGCTGTCACTGACCGTGCACCGCGTCTTCGCCGACGACGAGTGGGGGGTCGTGCTCACGACCTACACCGCCACCCGCGAGGGCGCGCAGCTCGAGAACAACCTCGCCCACGTCGTCCGCATGGTCGACGGGCGGATCGCCGAGAGCTGGTACCACAGCCGCAACCAGTACGAGGTCGACGACTTCTGGGGGCGTCCCTGATCATCGCCCGGATGGCGCGCCGAACACCACCGCGAAGGTCACGGGCGACCGATTCAGCTGAGCGCGCCCACCACCGCGCATGCGACGGGCAGCTTGACGGTCCAGTCGCCGGCGTGCAGCACGGCGGTGCGCACCGGGACGCCCTCCCACACGACGGACCCGACGAGTATCAGCGCGGGCAGGATGGCGAGGCCCAGGCCCGCGAGGGCGCCGCCGGCAGCGCCCTCCCACCCGGCGGCCCCGAGCAGCACCGCGGCGAGGATGGCGAGGGGGGACATGGCTGGACCTTCACGTCGGTGGAGCCGGTCGTCACCCCCATGACGATCGAGGCGACACCCGATCGACAGCCGAGAGACGTCGATCAGCCGACCGCATCCCGTCGGGCGCGGAGCCACGCGATCACCGCGCCGTCGTCCGACAGGGCGATGGCCCGGTCGTAGGCCTGGCGGGCCGCCCGGTGGTCACCCGCCGCCACGAGCAGGTGCGCCCGGGTCGCCCAGGCGGGCTGGAACTCGTCGGCGGCCGATCCCAGCGCGTCGATGGCGGCGAGGCCGACGTTGGGCCCGTCGGTGCTGCCCAGCACGGCCGCCAGCGCGACCCGGCTGCCCAGCGTCGGGGCGAGGTGGACCAGGGCCAGGTGGAGGGTGCCCAGCGCCGCCCAGTCGATCCGGTCGCTCCGGATGCGGGAGGCGTGGACGGCCTCGATGGCGGCCTCGAGCTGGAACCGACCGGTGCGGCCGAGCGCAGACGCACGTCGGAGGTACCCCTCCGCCTCCGCGATCAGCGCGGCGTCCCACCGATCGGGATCCTGCTCGTCGAGCGGCACGTACCACCCGACCGCACGGCCGCCGGCCCGCGCCACCCCGAAGGTGATCGACGCCGCGAGGCCCCATGCCTCCGGGTCGTCGTCCAGCAGCTCGGCGGTGGCCACGGCGAGGCGTCGGGCCTCCGCCGCCACCGAGGTGTGGACCGCGTCCCCGGCGGCACCGTGCCAGGTCAGGGCGTAGCAGCCGTGGAGCGCCTCCAGCACCGCCGGCACCCGGTCCGCCAGCTGTCCGGGACCGGGCACCTCGAAGGGCACCCCGCGGGCGCGGATCCTGGCCTTCGCCCGCACCAGCCGCTGGGCCATCGTGGCGCTGGGCACCGCGTAGGCACGTGCGATGTCAGCGGCCTCGAACCCGAGGACGACCTGCAACATCAGGGGCGTGCGCGCGCCGACGTCGACGTCGGGGTGCGAGCAGGCGAAGAGCAGCGCCACGCGACGGTCGCCGATGGCGTCGGGGTCGAGGTCGGCGAACGGGTCGACGGCGGCGACGTGGTCGGCCTCCTCCAGATCCGCCGCCGTCCGGTGCGCCGACGACCGCCACACGTCCCGGATCCGGTTCCGGGCAGCCGTCAGCAGCCACCCGTCGGGGTTGTCCGGCACCCCCGACCGCGGCCAGGTGCGCAGGGCGCTGCCGAAGGCCTCCGACAGGGCGTCCTCGGCCAGGGCGAGGTCGCCGGTCGACCCGGCGAGCAGCGCGACCAGGCGGCCGTAGGACAGGCGGGCGGCACCCTCGGCAGCCTCCCGCGCCGCACGTCCCCGGTCCCCTCCGGCCACGTAGTCAGGCGTTCGGCACCCACGCGCCGCCGGTGAAGTGGACCATCCCCGGGCGGACCTCGATCCAGCCGTGGTCGATCAGCGGCGCGTCGCCCGCCCAGCGGATGGCCTCGTCGGCGTCCACCACGTCGATGAGGAACGTGCCGGCGAGCTGCTCCTTGGTGGCGGCGTGCGGGCCGTCCTGGACCAGCAGCCGCTCGTCGCGGCGCATGACGGTGGTCGTGGCGGACGACTGGGCCAGCACCTCGGCGGCCAGGAGCACCCCCGCCTGCTCGAGCGCAGCGGCGTACGCCTCGAACAGGCGCTCGCCCTCGGCCTGCATCTCCGGGCCGAGCTCCTCGGGGGTCATCTCGGGGTAGTGGAGCAGCAACGTGTAGCGCATGGGTCCTCCTCCAGGACGGGCAGATCCTAGTGCGCTGTCGATCGGCGGGCTGCTTGTCCGTCATGGGGGTGT is part of the Euzebya sp. genome and encodes:
- a CDS encoding YciI family protein; protein product: MRYTLLLHYPEMTPEELGPEMQAEGERLFEAYAAALEQAGVLLAAEVLAQSSATTTVMRRDERLLVQDGPHAATKEQLAGTFLIDVVDADEAIRWAGDAPLIDHGWIEVRPGMVHFTGGAWVPNA
- a CDS encoding RNA polymerase sigma factor — translated: MAGGDRGRAAREAAEGAARLSYGRLVALLAGSTGDLALAEDALSEAFGSALRTWPRSGVPDNPDGWLLTAARNRIRDVWRSSAHRTAADLEEADHVAAVDPFADLDPDAIGDRRVALLFACSHPDVDVGARTPLMLQVVLGFEAADIARAYAVPSATMAQRLVRAKARIRARGVPFEVPGPGQLADRVPAVLEALHGCYALTWHGAAGDAVHTSVAAEARRLAVATAELLDDDPEAWGLAASITFGVARAGGRAVGWYVPLDEQDPDRWDAALIAEAEGYLRRASALGRTGRFQLEAAIEAVHASRIRSDRIDWAALGTLHLALVHLAPTLGSRVALAAVLGSTDGPNVGLAAIDALGSAADEFQPAWATRAHLLVAAGDHRAARQAYDRAIALSDDGAVIAWLRARRDAVG
- a CDS encoding MarR family winged helix-turn-helix transcriptional regulator, whose protein sequence is MVEEWRRERPDLDPTPMALFGLLTRADVLAGKRIAAGLATAGVNRGEFDVLATLRRAGTPYARAAGALAQSLLLSPGAMTNRLDKLEGMGLITRTVDPDDRRSVRIALTRSGRRLVDEATTRHVENLAEMLAGLRRDERDELSVLLGRLLSSLESPAHDVAGD
- a CDS encoding nuclear transport factor 2 family protein, with the protein product MEHPNATALRRLYDAAAAGDVDGIVAGMTPDVVWHVPGRSTNSGTYKGPEEVLGFLGTAAERTGGTLSLTVHRVFADDEWGVVLTTYTATREGAQLENNLAHVVRMVDGRIAESWYHSRNQYEVDDFWGRP
- a CDS encoding 6-phosphofructokinase, translating into MSDHRPSNIAVLTSGGDSPGMNAAVRAVVRTAAHRDVGVHAVYEGYKGMVDGGDAIRPIGFGDVGGILHRGGTEIGTARSEAFRTRDGRRQAAKNLIERDIDALVVIGGDGSLTGADVFRHEWSGLLDELVEAGELDREQADAHPRLRLVGLVGSIDNDMFGTDMTIGSDTALHRITEAIDALHSTAASHQRTFVVEVMGRHCGYLALMGALSTGANWVLIPERPAQVGEWQDAMCEALSAGRRAGRRQSIVVVAEGATDTDGNPVTSEDVRTLLSERLGVDTRVTILGHVQRGGAPSAFDRNLGTLLGYAAVEHLLHGDPDAPPQVIGIREHQIVTTPLEHAVDQTRTVARLLDQGDYDEAMAMRGGSFADSWRILQTITRATARPPGEGQRQLRIGIMHGGGPAPGMNTAVRAAVRLAMDRGHRTVAIRRGFRGLANGWVEEMDWMTVSGWVQEGGAELGTSRYQPHDEGYEAIASTIREHDLDALLVIGGFSAYRAAHALHDARGTHPALDLPIVCMPASINNDLPVSELAVGSDTALNAIAFDVDRIKQSAVAAHRCFVVEVMGHDSGYLALLGGLATGAERAYLPEEGITLADLQRDVHDLIEGFEGGKRLGLMIRAERADEIYTTDFLAALFEKEGGDLFDVRQAVLGHVQQGGSPSPFDRIQATRLAAACVEHLSDRAGEGGDASAFVGLQSGRVRTTPLAEFPGLVEAGAQRPVEQWWLDVREVADAMARTP